In Paractinoplanes brasiliensis, the following proteins share a genomic window:
- a CDS encoding thymidylate synthase, with protein MTLTPATFDTFGEAYVAVLRRIHDQPEYDTRGRGKDAIEVPNISFRLTDPIRRSPYLAARRANIVFNHAEALWYLSGSDDLAMIGYYAPRLEKLSADGIRLTGTAYGPRLFGADGTDGRSQFDRVIDLLRDDPDSKRAAMLVMRPDELIDPGNPDVACTLGLQFLLRGGQLHATTYMRGNDAVIGLLCDTFSFTMIQELAARRLGVEVGTYTHHVGSMHINVLDITKVEEILAEADRTPAPMFPRSPMPDTSPEELATVLWWEQALRAGGTTLTAEAATRVPVSGYWRQVLLLFEAYRQIRETGDPVTADITAALAAGNRWLMATRWPDRIGMP; from the coding sequence ATGACGCTCACCCCGGCGACGTTCGACACCTTCGGCGAGGCGTACGTGGCGGTGCTGCGCCGCATCCACGACCAGCCGGAGTACGACACCCGAGGCCGCGGCAAGGACGCCATCGAGGTGCCGAACATCAGCTTCCGGCTCACCGATCCGATCCGCAGGTCTCCGTACCTAGCGGCCCGGCGGGCGAACATCGTCTTCAACCACGCCGAGGCGCTGTGGTACCTGTCCGGTAGCGACGACCTCGCCATGATCGGCTACTACGCGCCGCGGCTGGAGAAGCTGTCCGCCGACGGCATCCGGCTGACCGGCACCGCCTACGGGCCACGCCTGTTCGGCGCTGACGGAACCGATGGCCGGTCGCAGTTCGACCGGGTCATCGACCTGCTGCGAGACGATCCGGACAGCAAACGCGCCGCCATGCTCGTCATGCGGCCCGACGAGCTGATCGACCCCGGGAACCCGGACGTGGCCTGCACCCTCGGGCTGCAGTTCCTGCTACGCGGCGGTCAATTGCACGCGACCACCTACATGCGCGGCAACGACGCCGTCATCGGCCTGCTGTGCGACACCTTCTCGTTCACCATGATCCAGGAACTGGCCGCCCGTCGACTCGGTGTCGAGGTCGGCACCTACACCCACCACGTCGGGTCGATGCACATCAACGTCCTCGATATCACCAAGGTCGAGGAGATCCTGGCCGAAGCCGACCGGACACCGGCTCCGATGTTCCCCCGCTCGCCAATGCCGGACACCTCGCCGGAGGAGTTGGCCACCGTGCTGTGGTGGGAGCAGGCTCTCCGGGCGGGCGGCACCACATTGACAGCTGAGGCCGCTACCCGGGTACCGGTGTCCGGCTACTGGCGGCAGGTGCTGCTGCTGTTCGAGGCCTACCGGCAGATCCGGGAAACCGGTGACCCGGTCACCGCCGACATCACCGCAGCCCTGGCCGCCGGCAACCGGTGGCTGATGGCCACCCGCTGGCCCGACCGGATCGGAATGCCGTGA
- a CDS encoding HAD domain-containing protein — MAATADCPIMFLDVDGVLIPFRARPTEPTSAERYAAPPADDDEGNPLLGRLDPEDGHRLRSLGCRLVWATTWMSDANEQVAPRLGLPELPVVDFPDDDDEPEHGLHWKTPFLIRWAAGRTFVWLDDEITDTDRRWVHAHYEGRALLHRADPAVGVTPNDFEVIRRWLAETSAAVAAS, encoded by the coding sequence ATGGCCGCTACCGCAGACTGTCCGATCATGTTCCTGGACGTCGACGGCGTGCTGATCCCGTTCCGCGCCCGGCCGACCGAGCCCACCTCGGCTGAGCGATACGCAGCCCCGCCAGCCGACGATGACGAAGGCAATCCGCTGCTGGGGCGGCTCGACCCGGAGGACGGGCACCGGCTTCGGTCGCTGGGGTGCCGGCTGGTGTGGGCGACCACCTGGATGTCGGACGCGAACGAACAGGTCGCGCCGCGGCTCGGGCTGCCGGAACTACCCGTCGTCGACTTCCCCGATGATGACGACGAGCCCGAACACGGACTGCACTGGAAGACGCCGTTCCTCATACGGTGGGCGGCCGGGCGAACATTCGTCTGGCTCGACGACGAGATCACCGACACTGACCGGCGATGGGTTCATGCCCACTATGAGGGGCGAGCGCTGTTGCACCGGGCTGATCCGGCCGTCGGCGTCACTCCTAACGACTTCGAGGTGATCCGCCGATGGCTGGCCGAGACGTCAGCAGCGGTCGCCGCGTCGTGA
- a CDS encoding DUF2637 domain-containing protein — translation MHDVAEAHGQPGWLAWADAIVLELMSVAGGLELRRRKRLGAHLWFPAVVLIVAVVLSLGAQVVEAEPSVIGWLAAALPAVGFLAMVKIALGRADHGPVATVPASAAVPDGPGRPQQPPTVADDGPSPTTVDDEMGELLPVARKAAGDLAREGRPLSREALAEVLRRQGHAMSNARASALVKLIRDQPTRPKHPTGDGDAPLATAKPNPAATAVTGSPS, via the coding sequence GTGCACGACGTCGCCGAGGCGCACGGCCAGCCAGGGTGGCTGGCGTGGGCCGACGCGATAGTGCTGGAGTTGATGTCCGTGGCCGGCGGCCTGGAACTCCGGCGCCGTAAACGCCTCGGTGCTCACCTCTGGTTCCCGGCCGTGGTTCTGATCGTCGCTGTGGTGCTGTCGCTGGGCGCGCAGGTCGTGGAGGCCGAGCCGTCGGTCATCGGCTGGCTCGCAGCGGCGCTACCCGCGGTCGGGTTCCTGGCCATGGTGAAGATCGCACTCGGCCGCGCCGACCACGGTCCGGTCGCCACGGTCCCGGCCTCAGCGGCCGTCCCGGACGGTCCCGGACGTCCGCAACAACCCCCAACCGTCGCGGACGACGGTCCGTCACCCACGACGGTCGACGACGAGATGGGTGAACTACTCCCCGTCGCCCGCAAAGCCGCGGGCGACCTGGCCCGCGAGGGTCGTCCGCTGTCCCGCGAAGCCCTGGCCGAGGTGCTCCGCAGGCAGGGCCACGCGATGTCGAATGCACGGGCGTCCGCACTGGTCAAGCTGATCCGCGACCAACCCACCCGCCCGAAGCACCCAACCGGAGATGGCGACGCACCCCTGGCGACGGCGAAACCCAACCCGGCGGCTACCGCTGTCACCGGCTCGCCGTCGTGA
- a CDS encoding replication-relaxation family protein: MRTSTEQRLLRAQSALTGRDLRLLGWLYDHGVLTTDQINTALFGSLTFCQRRLLKLLALGVVARFRPQRWEGGSYPYHYLLDQLGTEIVAAQRRDPLPRRDQARQRRQHLTSRANLPHLLATNQFFVDLAGHERTHPGSRLIQWRSASALQERGAFFRTGDDPSLMLLKNLPRPDAHGVWAEHDLQVPFLLEMDLGTESLTILANKIINYVRLADMTRWRWPVLFWLPSTRRELNLHQILTDTDVPDLVATASGDHATTTGQSPAENVWWLHGRQSPRLRLSELPHHDPAEPI; the protein is encoded by the coding sequence ATCCGTACCAGCACTGAACAGCGCCTGCTGCGGGCGCAATCGGCTCTCACCGGCCGTGATCTGCGGCTACTCGGCTGGCTCTACGACCACGGCGTCCTGACCACCGACCAGATCAACACCGCCTTGTTCGGCTCGCTGACGTTCTGTCAGCGGCGGCTGCTCAAGCTCCTCGCGTTGGGCGTGGTGGCCCGGTTCCGGCCGCAACGCTGGGAGGGCGGCTCGTATCCGTACCACTACCTGCTCGACCAACTCGGCACCGAGATCGTCGCCGCCCAACGCCGCGACCCACTCCCACGTCGCGACCAGGCGAGGCAGCGCCGCCAGCACCTCACCTCCCGGGCGAACCTGCCGCACCTGCTGGCCACCAACCAGTTCTTCGTCGACCTGGCCGGCCACGAACGCACCCACCCCGGCAGCCGCCTCATCCAATGGCGGTCCGCCTCCGCACTGCAAGAGAGAGGAGCCTTCTTCCGCACCGGCGACGACCCCAGCCTGATGCTGCTCAAGAACCTGCCCCGCCCGGACGCCCACGGCGTCTGGGCCGAACACGACCTTCAGGTGCCGTTCCTGCTCGAGATGGATCTCGGCACCGAAAGCCTGACCATCCTCGCCAACAAGATCATCAACTACGTACGGCTCGCGGACATGACCCGCTGGCGGTGGCCGGTGCTGTTCTGGCTGCCCTCGACCCGCCGCGAACTCAACCTCCACCAAATCCTGACCGACACCGACGTCCCCGACCTGGTGGCAACCGCCTCCGGCGACCATGCCACCACCACCGGGCAGTCGCCCGCCGAGAACGTGTGGTGGCTGCACGGCCGCCAAAGTCCCCGGCTACGCCTGTCCGAACTTCCTCATCACGATCCTGCCGAACCCATCTGA
- a CDS encoding TIGR04013 family B12-binding domain/radical SAM domain-containing protein — protein sequence MGGPELVLVLRYRKAVTYGFHVLLGALGQHETATRYEVRFGDTPESTAEHIRAALATGAKVLVLWSFYSPDAAALAEELKKIRELADGPTVTHLAGGVHATAEPAQTLDAGWDMAAIGEGESTLLSLVDAKGDPTGITGLAYRDATGAVKKTGKAKQRDLNDFPGFALKWDKFNALEITRGCVFSCRFCQTPFMFSARFRHRSIENVRWHVDQMRARGLRDVRFITPTALSYGSQTEEPNLDAVEELLASCREGIGPNGRVFFGSFPSEIRPEHVSREALRLVKKYCDNNNIIVGAQSGSDRVLDAAKRGHGVEEVKRAARLGIEEGFRINVDMIFGMPGEDQQDVTDSLDLARELADLGARIHAHTFMPLPGTPWRDAPPGDVDPETIREVDRLSRRGALYGHWQKQRDHAARLAAAAEAYPRPGRSRTILPQVSRTEPAK from the coding sequence ATGGGTGGTCCTGAACTGGTCCTGGTGCTGCGTTACCGCAAAGCGGTGACGTACGGCTTCCACGTGCTGCTCGGTGCCTTGGGGCAGCACGAGACGGCCACTCGATACGAGGTGCGCTTCGGCGACACCCCCGAATCAACCGCCGAACACATCCGGGCGGCGCTCGCGACCGGCGCCAAGGTGCTCGTCCTCTGGTCGTTCTACTCACCCGACGCCGCGGCACTCGCGGAGGAGTTGAAAAAGATCCGGGAGCTGGCCGACGGCCCGACCGTCACGCACCTGGCCGGGGGAGTGCACGCCACCGCCGAGCCGGCGCAGACTCTCGACGCCGGCTGGGACATGGCCGCGATCGGCGAGGGCGAGTCGACCCTGCTCAGCCTGGTCGACGCCAAGGGCGACCCGACCGGCATCACCGGCCTGGCCTACCGCGACGCCACCGGCGCCGTAAAGAAGACCGGCAAGGCGAAGCAGCGCGACCTCAACGACTTCCCCGGCTTCGCCCTCAAGTGGGACAAGTTCAACGCCCTCGAAATCACGAGGGGATGTGTTTTTTCATGCAGATTTTGCCAAACACCCTTTATGTTCTCCGCGCGTTTCCGGCACCGGAGTATCGAGAACGTGCGTTGGCACGTCGACCAGATGCGCGCCCGCGGGCTGCGTGACGTCCGCTTCATCACGCCGACCGCGTTGAGCTACGGCAGCCAAACGGAGGAACCGAACCTCGACGCCGTCGAAGAGTTGCTCGCCAGCTGCCGCGAGGGCATCGGGCCGAACGGTCGGGTCTTCTTCGGCAGCTTCCCCAGCGAGATCCGCCCGGAGCACGTGTCCCGGGAGGCTCTCCGCCTGGTCAAGAAGTACTGCGACAACAACAACATCATCGTGGGCGCCCAGTCCGGCTCCGACCGCGTCCTCGATGCCGCCAAGCGGGGCCACGGCGTCGAGGAGGTCAAGCGAGCGGCGCGGCTCGGCATCGAGGAGGGCTTCCGGATCAACGTCGACATGATCTTCGGGATGCCCGGCGAGGACCAGCAGGACGTCACCGACTCCCTCGACCTGGCTCGCGAGCTGGCCGATCTCGGTGCCCGGATCCACGCGCACACGTTCATGCCGCTGCCCGGCACCCCGTGGCGGGACGCCCCGCCGGGTGACGTCGATCCGGAGACGATCCGGGAGGTGGACCGCCTGTCCCGGCGCGGCGCCCTCTACGGCCACTGGCAGAAGCAGCGGGATCACGCCGCCCGCTTGGCCGCTGCCGCCGAGGCGTATCCCCGTCCGGGACGAAGCCGGACGATCCTGCCGCAGGTATCCAGGACCGAGCCCGCGAAATAG
- a CDS encoding recombinase family protein: protein MVAGVYFRISLDRAGEGLGIERQREDGLALAARRGWATREFSDNDISATHGKFRPGYAALMAAAKAGEIDCIIVFHTSRLWRNRRERAEGIEILKEARVSVVPVKGPELDMTTAYGRGMAGMIGEFDTMEVEVKSERQRRKALQRAQSGRPNGGRRAFGYSADGTALRTDEDGSSPEADAVRQAYTSFLAGRTLSGIAADLNAGGFRTTADGPWLHNSVRVLLINPRNAGIRTHNGKEIGKGLWPAIVPETTFRAAVVKLSESSRRTNNVGAARKWLGTRLYRCGRPGCDGLMVCTYRAKYADGRPRRVYRCPACYLSRLADPVDMTVRRIVEERLGRDDVADLLTVDAGDQAEDVEGLQDEALALRQRRASAVKMWARGVLDDQELETVKQEIADQLAEIQVKLADAGRENVLVPIVGAEDPPAEWRKLEGIIDREQAIIKALGVVRLLPPPVGRRTFDPETVGFGWHRKR, encoded by the coding sequence ATGGTTGCTGGCGTCTATTTCCGCATCTCGCTCGATCGGGCCGGTGAGGGTCTGGGCATCGAGCGCCAACGTGAGGACGGTCTGGCGCTCGCCGCGCGGCGCGGCTGGGCGACGCGGGAGTTCTCGGACAACGACATCTCCGCGACGCACGGCAAGTTCCGGCCGGGCTATGCCGCGCTCATGGCAGCGGCCAAGGCCGGGGAGATCGACTGCATCATCGTGTTCCACACCTCGCGGCTCTGGCGCAACCGCCGGGAGCGTGCCGAGGGCATCGAGATCCTGAAAGAGGCGCGGGTCAGCGTCGTTCCGGTCAAGGGGCCGGAGCTGGACATGACCACCGCGTACGGCCGCGGCATGGCCGGGATGATCGGCGAGTTCGACACGATGGAGGTCGAGGTCAAGTCTGAACGGCAGCGACGGAAGGCGCTCCAGCGCGCCCAGAGCGGACGGCCGAACGGCGGACGGCGGGCCTTCGGCTATTCGGCCGACGGGACGGCGTTGCGGACGGACGAGGACGGCTCGTCCCCGGAGGCGGACGCCGTCCGCCAGGCGTACACGTCATTTCTCGCCGGAAGGACCCTGTCCGGCATTGCCGCCGACCTGAACGCGGGTGGCTTCCGGACGACGGCGGATGGCCCGTGGCTGCACAACTCCGTCCGCGTATTGCTGATCAACCCACGGAACGCCGGCATCCGGACGCACAACGGCAAGGAGATCGGCAAGGGGCTGTGGCCGGCGATCGTGCCGGAGACGACGTTCCGCGCCGCCGTCGTGAAGCTTTCGGAGTCGTCACGGCGGACCAACAACGTCGGGGCCGCCCGCAAGTGGCTTGGTACCCGGCTGTACCGGTGCGGGCGGCCTGGCTGCGACGGGTTGATGGTGTGCACGTACCGCGCGAAGTACGCGGACGGCAGGCCGCGGCGGGTCTATCGGTGCCCGGCCTGCTATCTGTCACGGTTGGCCGATCCAGTGGACATGACGGTGCGCCGGATCGTGGAGGAGAGACTCGGCCGGGACGACGTCGCCGATCTGCTGACGGTCGACGCCGGTGACCAGGCCGAAGATGTCGAGGGGTTGCAGGACGAGGCCTTGGCCCTGCGCCAGCGGCGAGCGTCGGCCGTGAAGATGTGGGCCCGCGGGGTGCTCGACGATCAGGAGCTGGAGACCGTCAAACAGGAGATCGCGGACCAACTCGCCGAGATTCAGGTGAAGCTTGCCGATGCCGGGCGGGAGAACGTACTCGTGCCGATCGTCGGCGCTGAGGATCCTCCCGCGGAGTGGCGGAAGTTGGAGGGCATCATCGATCGCGAGCAAGCGATCATCAAGGCCCTCGGCGTGGTCCGCCTCCTGCCACCACCGGTCGGACGACGGACGTTCGATCCGGAGACCGTCGGCTTCGGGTGGCATCGGAAGCGGTAA
- a CDS encoding TIGR04013 family B12-binding domain/radical SAM domain-containing protein — protein sequence MLCQNWCRFCQTPFMFSARFRHRSVENVRWHVDQMRARGLRDVRFITPTALSYGSQDESPNLAAVEELLASCKEGIGPDGRVFFGSFPSEIRPEHVTRETLRLVRRFCANKNIIVGAQSGSDRVLGAAKRGHGVEEVRRAVRLGVEEGFQINVDMIFGMPGEDRADVDASLGLARELADLGARIHAHTFMPLPGTPWRDAPPGDVDPATISEVDRLSQRGALYGHWQKQRAHAQRLAAAAEAYPRPGRSRTILPTLGDSC from the coding sequence ATTCTATGTCAAAACTGGTGCCGGTTCTGTCAGACGCCGTTCATGTTCTCCGCCAGGTTCCGGCATCGCAGTGTCGAGAACGTGCGGTGGCATGTGGACCAGATGCGGGCTCGGGGACTGCGGGACGTTCGCTTCATCACGCCGACCGCCTTGTCGTACGGGAGTCAGGACGAGTCGCCGAACCTGGCGGCTGTCGAGGAGCTGCTGGCGTCGTGCAAGGAGGGGATCGGGCCGGACGGGCGCGTGTTCTTCGGGTCGTTCCCGAGCGAGATCCGGCCCGAGCACGTGACGCGGGAGACGCTGCGGCTGGTACGCCGGTTCTGCGCCAACAAGAACATCATCGTGGGCGCGCAGTCGGGGTCGGACAGGGTGCTGGGCGCGGCCAAGCGCGGCCACGGCGTCGAGGAGGTCCGGCGGGCGGTGCGTCTCGGCGTCGAGGAGGGTTTCCAGATCAACGTCGACATGATCTTCGGGATGCCCGGGGAGGACCGTGCCGATGTGGACGCCTCGCTGGGGCTGGCCCGGGAGCTGGCCGACCTGGGGGCGCGGATCCACGCGCACACGTTCATGCCGCTGCCCGGCACGCCGTGGCGTGACGCCCCACCCGGCGACGTCGACCCGGCCACGATCAGCGAGGTCGACCGGCTGTCACAGCGCGGCGCCCTCTACGGCCACTGGCAGAAGCAGCGAGCCCACGCCCAACGCCTGGCCGCGGCGGCGGAGGCGTACCCGCGTCCGGGTCGCAGCCGGACGATCCTGCCCACGTTGGGCGACAGCTGCTGA
- the fdh gene encoding formate dehydrogenase, with amino-acid sequence MGVKTWIEGWPVYRQLTGTDPLGRGAAAQSKKSKQLQPRTETADRVAKSVCPYCAVGCGQRIFVKDEKVVQIEGDPDSPISRGRLCPKGSASLSLVTSDRRQQKVLYRRPYGKDWEELDLSTAMEMIADRVLAARDATWEDTDADGKPLNRTLGISSLGGATLDNEENYLIKKLFTAMGAIQIENQARIUHSATVPGLGTSFGRGGATGFLQDLANADCIVIQGSNMAEAHPVGFQWVVEAKNRGAKVIHVDPRFTRTSALAHTYLPVRAGADIAFLGGVVNYILSNEKDFREYVLAYTNASMLVSEDFQDTEDLDGLFSGYDPETNTYDQTSWQYAGQRDEGQEEDETHVDRETASGLEQESHGPPIPADVPRDPTLQDPRCVYQVLKRHYARYTPEVVERLCGVPQEKFLEVCEAWTANSGRERTTALVYSVGWTQHSVGVQYIRTGAIIQLLLGNMGRPGGGVMALRGHASIQGSTDIPTLFNLLPGYLPMPHFQQHETFDQWIDAIRHPEQKGFWANAKSYAVSMLKSYWGDAATEENDYGYGWMPRLTGDHGTYQQVLNMIDGKVKGYFLLGQNPAVGSAHGRAQRLGMANLDWLVVRDLYMIESATFWKNSPEVATGEIVPEECRTEVFFMPAASHAEKEGTFTQTQRMLQWREKAVEPPGDARSELWFFYHLGKIIRERLAGSTRTRDQGLLNLTWEYGDDEPDGEAVLKEINGYDLTTGKLLSSFTEMKPDGTTSGGCWIYTGVFSDGVNQANRRKPGSEQSYVAPEWGWVWPANRRTLYNRASADPDGNPWSERKKYVWWDAEKGEWTGDDVPDFERTKPPSYRPPEGATGVEAIAGDDPFIMQGDGKGWLYAPSGLIDGPMPTHYEPAESMVRNPLYGQQANPTRKVYQRSDNPTNPSPPERHSEVFPYVFSTSRLTEHHTAGGMSRQLAYLSELQPEMFVEVSPELAAERGLEHMGWAHIVTARAAIEAKVMVTDRLAPLRIEGRVVHQLWMPYHWGSEGLVTGDSANDLIGITLDPNVLIQESKVGTCDIQPGRRPTGPELLRFVQDYRDRAGLTAGHHTPIMTVGEENADDGQQ; translated from the coding sequence ATGGGCGTGAAGACGTGGATCGAAGGCTGGCCGGTTTATCGGCAGCTGACGGGCACGGATCCGCTCGGGCGCGGCGCCGCCGCCCAGTCCAAGAAGTCGAAGCAGCTCCAGCCCCGCACCGAGACCGCCGACCGGGTCGCCAAGTCGGTGTGCCCGTACTGCGCGGTCGGCTGCGGGCAGCGGATCTTCGTGAAGGACGAGAAGGTCGTCCAGATCGAGGGCGACCCGGACAGCCCGATCTCGCGGGGGCGGCTGTGTCCCAAGGGCTCGGCCAGCCTCAGCCTCGTCACCAGCGATCGCCGGCAGCAGAAGGTTCTCTACCGTCGCCCGTACGGCAAGGACTGGGAGGAACTCGATCTCTCCACGGCGATGGAGATGATCGCCGATCGGGTGCTCGCCGCGCGGGACGCCACCTGGGAGGACACCGACGCCGACGGCAAGCCCCTGAACCGTACGCTGGGAATTTCCAGCCTGGGCGGGGCGACGCTCGACAACGAAGAGAACTACCTGATCAAGAAGCTCTTCACCGCGATGGGCGCCATCCAGATCGAGAATCAGGCGCGGATTTGACACTCCGCCACGGTTCCCGGTCTGGGAACCTCCTTCGGCCGTGGCGGGGCCACCGGATTCCTCCAGGATCTGGCTAACGCCGACTGCATCGTCATCCAGGGCTCGAACATGGCCGAGGCGCATCCGGTGGGCTTCCAGTGGGTGGTCGAGGCCAAGAACCGGGGCGCGAAGGTCATCCACGTCGACCCCCGGTTCACCCGTACGAGCGCGCTCGCGCACACCTATCTGCCGGTGCGCGCCGGCGCCGACATCGCGTTCCTGGGCGGCGTGGTCAACTACATCCTGAGCAACGAGAAGGACTTCCGGGAGTACGTGCTGGCGTACACCAATGCCTCCATGCTCGTCAGCGAGGACTTCCAGGACACCGAGGACCTCGACGGCCTGTTCTCCGGCTACGACCCCGAGACCAACACGTACGACCAGACCAGCTGGCAGTACGCGGGGCAGCGGGACGAGGGCCAGGAGGAGGACGAGACGCACGTCGACCGCGAGACCGCCTCGGGGCTGGAACAGGAGTCGCACGGACCGCCGATCCCGGCCGACGTGCCCCGCGACCCGACCCTGCAGGATCCGCGCTGCGTGTATCAGGTGCTCAAGCGGCACTACGCGCGCTACACGCCCGAGGTTGTCGAGCGGCTGTGCGGCGTGCCGCAGGAAAAGTTTCTCGAGGTCTGCGAGGCCTGGACGGCGAACTCGGGCCGGGAGCGCACGACCGCGCTGGTCTACTCGGTGGGCTGGACGCAGCACAGCGTGGGCGTGCAGTACATCCGTACCGGCGCGATCATCCAGCTGCTGCTGGGCAACATGGGCCGCCCCGGCGGTGGCGTGATGGCGCTGCGCGGGCACGCCAGCATCCAGGGCTCGACCGACATCCCGACCCTGTTCAACCTGCTGCCGGGTTACCTGCCGATGCCGCATTTCCAGCAGCACGAGACGTTCGACCAGTGGATCGACGCGATCCGCCATCCCGAGCAGAAGGGTTTCTGGGCCAACGCCAAGTCGTACGCGGTGAGCATGCTCAAGTCGTACTGGGGTGACGCGGCGACCGAGGAGAACGACTACGGGTACGGCTGGATGCCCCGGCTCACCGGCGACCACGGCACCTACCAGCAGGTGCTCAACATGATCGACGGCAAGGTCAAGGGCTACTTCCTGCTCGGGCAGAACCCGGCCGTCGGCTCCGCGCACGGGCGCGCGCAACGGCTGGGCATGGCCAACCTCGACTGGCTGGTGGTCCGCGACCTCTACATGATCGAGAGCGCGACGTTCTGGAAGAACAGCCCCGAGGTGGCCACCGGCGAGATCGTGCCCGAGGAGTGCAGGACCGAGGTGTTCTTCATGCCGGCCGCCTCGCACGCCGAGAAGGAGGGCACGTTCACGCAGACCCAGCGCATGCTGCAGTGGCGCGAGAAGGCCGTCGAGCCGCCGGGCGACGCGCGCAGCGAGCTGTGGTTCTTCTACCACCTCGGCAAGATCATCCGGGAACGGCTCGCGGGCTCCACCCGTACGCGGGACCAGGGTCTTCTGAATTTGACCTGGGAATACGGTGACGACGAGCCGGACGGGGAGGCGGTCCTCAAAGAGATCAACGGGTACGACCTGACGACCGGCAAGCTGCTCAGCAGTTTCACCGAGATGAAGCCGGACGGTACGACGTCGGGTGGCTGCTGGATCTACACCGGCGTGTTCTCCGACGGGGTGAACCAGGCCAACCGCCGCAAACCCGGCAGTGAGCAGAGCTACGTCGCGCCCGAGTGGGGCTGGGTGTGGCCGGCCAACCGCCGGACGCTCTACAACCGCGCCTCGGCCGACCCCGACGGCAACCCGTGGTCGGAACGCAAGAAGTACGTGTGGTGGGACGCCGAGAAGGGCGAGTGGACCGGCGACGACGTGCCCGACTTCGAGAGGACGAAGCCGCCGTCCTACCGTCCGCCCGAGGGCGCGACCGGTGTCGAGGCGATCGCGGGCGACGACCCGTTCATCATGCAGGGCGACGGGAAGGGCTGGCTGTACGCGCCGAGCGGGCTGATCGACGGCCCGATGCCGACGCACTACGAGCCGGCCGAGTCGATGGTGCGCAACCCGCTCTACGGCCAGCAGGCCAACCCGACCCGCAAGGTGTACCAGCGCTCCGACAACCCGACCAATCCGAGCCCGCCCGAGAGGCACTCCGAGGTTTTCCCGTACGTGTTCAGCACGAGCCGCTTGACCGAGCACCACACGGCCGGCGGGATGAGCCGGCAGCTGGCCTACCTGTCGGAGCTGCAGCCGGAGATGTTCGTCGAGGTGTCGCCCGAACTGGCAGCCGAGCGCGGCCTGGAGCACATGGGCTGGGCGCACATCGTCACCGCGCGCGCCGCCATCGAGGCCAAGGTCATGGTCACCGACCGGCTGGCCCCGCTGCGCATCGAGGGCCGGGTGGTGCACCAGCTCTGGATGCCGTACCACTGGGGCAGCGAGGGGTTGGTCACCGGCGACTCGGCCAACGACCTGATCGGCATCACGCTCGACCCGAACGTGCTCATCCAGGAGAGCAAGGTCGGCACCTGCGACATTCAACCGGGGCGCCGCCCCACCGGGCCCGAGCTGCTGCGGTTCGTGCAGGATTATCGGGACCGGGCCGGCCTGACCGCCGGCCACCACACCCCGATCATGACGGTGGGGGAGGAGAACGCCGACGATGGGCAGCAATAG